In Phaeobacter piscinae, one genomic interval encodes:
- a CDS encoding SDR family oxidoreductase, with amino-acid sequence MTKTLLCLGFGYTARALAPRLLQAGWRVIGTTRSVEDAVPVPGVDLITWPGVPLSLDGMTHILSSVGPTEAGDPVLAELADALAAAAHGDTLEWVGYLSTTAVYGDHDGAWVDEDTAVTPSSQRGRWRAAAETGWQAIPDLPLHIFRLAGIYGPGRGPFAKLMAGKARRIVKPGQVFSRIHVEDIAQVLAASIAQPNPGAVYNLCDNDPAPPQDVLGFAAELLGLPVPAEVPFDEAGMTPMARSFYGENKRVANQRIKEDLGVELLYPTYREGLRAVRAAEDLETFVPPPETTGV; translated from the coding sequence CCACCCGGTCGGTCGAGGATGCGGTGCCGGTGCCCGGTGTCGACCTGATCACCTGGCCCGGTGTGCCTCTGTCGCTTGACGGGATGACGCATATCCTGTCGTCGGTAGGGCCGACCGAGGCGGGGGATCCGGTGCTGGCAGAGCTGGCGGATGCGCTGGCAGCCGCCGCCCATGGCGATACTTTGGAGTGGGTCGGCTACCTCTCCACCACCGCTGTCTATGGTGATCATGATGGCGCCTGGGTGGATGAGGACACTGCCGTCACCCCCTCCAGTCAACGCGGTCGCTGGCGCGCCGCCGCTGAGACGGGTTGGCAGGCCATTCCCGATCTGCCGCTGCATATCTTTCGCCTCGCCGGGATCTATGGCCCCGGTCGCGGTCCCTTTGCCAAGCTGATGGCCGGGAAGGCGCGGCGTATCGTGAAACCGGGGCAGGTGTTCTCACGCATCCATGTCGAGGACATCGCGCAGGTTCTCGCTGCCTCAATTGCGCAGCCCAATCCCGGCGCAGTTTACAACCTTTGTGATAATGACCCGGCCCCGCCGCAGGATGTGCTGGGCTTTGCCGCCGAGCTGCTGGGCCTGCCAGTCCCTGCCGAGGTCCCTTTCGATGAGGCCGGCATGACCCCCATGGCGCGCAGTTTCTACGGCGAAAACAAACGCGTTGCCAATCAGCGCATCAAGGAAGATCTGGGGGTGGAGCTGCTCTATCCCACCTACCGAGAAGGCCTCCGCGCGGTCCGCGCCGCCGAGGATCTGGAAACCTTCGTCCCCCCGCCGGAGACGACGGGGGTTTAA